The sequence TTCCGGCATTTGTGTCTTGCAAGAAGGAAACACGGTAACTCAAGCTAACGTTAGTGATGTAGCCATGGACAGTGTGCTGGCAGCAAGCAGTTCACACGGGCCTTATAAATAAGTTTAGTTCAATTCCACAtcaaaaatagagtaaaatatGTTTAAGACCAGGAAATATTATGgaagaaaatgtgatgaatgaGCGATAATAGAAACTTGTCATTTAATAGTTTgccccctctctgtcctcaggGGTCTGAAAAGTGATAAAGAgaagaacattttctttttagccTGAAGCTCAACCCCTCCGGTCCTTTGGGATCATGGCTAAAGATGTAAGTAACTATTAACATAGTTTTCACTGGGAAGCTGTTTAGCTTGTTAGCTAACTTACAGGCACTGTGCAGGGGTCTTGTGAATCCTTTTAAAGTCTTACGGGGCATTGAATCCATCAATGTAAAAATTGGGCATTAATTGGCATTGAAATATCTTATATCAAGTCTTGGAAATGCGTAGACAAAAATGCTGAATGCCTCTCGCCTTACATCACCAAAgagtcattttttatgttacaataaatatttgaaaatttttCCCCTAACCTTAAGTAGTTAATGTCTGGACATGTTTTTCTCCCTTTAATTTTCCCTTCTGTAAAAttggtttttaatttaagtCCAAGTGGTACTAAAAAGCTGTGAAAAGTCTTAGATCccacttgccttaagctgtaagAACCTTGATGTAACTGAAGGTAAAATCCAAGGCCAAATCTTAAAGATTAAactaaaaatactgaaaacacaaatatgtgatgtcacagggtacgaaagtctggagctgctccatagacaataaaTTGGGAAAGATGTAATAGATGACATTTAAAGCACCCAGTTTAACTGGGCTTGTGAAGCATCTTAAATGTTGTGATCTCTGAATGTATAACGTTCTTGTCTTTTGCAGGCTGGTCTGATAGAAACAAATGGCGAGCTGAAGGTTTTCATCGATCAGAATCTGAGCCCTAGCAAAGGTATAtatttttgtagctgttttttaaacagcaattgcacagtatttatttaacattcaCGTCACCCTGTCCTGATTCTGccacttttttccctttaactACTTATATAAATGTTCATGTAATGCTTTCAGTTCGTTTAATGGTCTGAAAGTATAGGCTTCCCACAGTCACTCCAGGCCTGTAAATCATTTTGAGTTTATATTTTGCTAAAGTCATCAATATATTATTTTggatattgtttaaaatatgttcataaaaatcccaaaacctgtctaatgttatgttatgcaAAATGTGTTACTTGTGACTTTAAAATCTAGGGCTCTGGCGTGGCTGTTGAAACGTCAAATGATACACATAGACCAGACCGTCATTTCCAAGCCTGTGCACCCGTTTGAGGGAAAGAAACTGTCACATAAtgagagaaacaggaaaatgcTGAAAGGTTGCTGTGCAGCTGGTTATCCAATGCTCACACAGAGATCTGAGGCACATAAGATTCGTTAAGATTCACTGTGCATTTGGTAAAAAGCTAAATGATGGTGATAACAGTCACTACTGATGGGCAGCTGAATTAGTTTGATCAGGAGGCTGCTGCAATACAGTCACACAGCATATCATCATCAGTCTGTCGTCTCTGACAGTAGGCTATGAACAGGTTGAGACAAAACATGCCTAATGACACCTGGTTATTCAGTTCAATGTATTTGATTAAATCACCAGGTATCATGATCGGGACATTTATTCAAGTATAGATGTATAAGCAATATTTGGCCACTGTGTTGGGTGATGAATTCAGTTGGATTGGGGAGAAATAAAGAGACATGACAGCCATCAGCATTCATTTATTAAGGTTTCATGGATGCTAAGGTTCAGGAAAGGTCACAAAACAAGAACCCAAACATGGGACATGCATTGACATCTATAGgatctttgttgttgtttttatatcccTCAAGAACCGGTGCAGCCTTCAAGTTGAGGAGGTCCCCATATGTGCTGGTCTGGTCTCTTGGCATTTGCAGCTAGTTAGCGTGTGAATGTCTAATGAGCAAGGAAAGTTGGCAAGCCCTAGCAGTTTGCTTACTCTCAAATGCTTGTGAAGTGCGTGTCTCATAATGTATGGCTGTATCGCTATATAGGCTTTACCCAATTTTAACCACTTCAGTAAAGGCATGGAAATGTAGTcaaatattatggaaaagttCACTGGTAAGCATTTGTGGGAACCCTGAGTTTACTTTGTTACCTCCCCTACCTAAtattattttaaccatttacTTCAGCATCGTCTTAACTGAGTCTGAAAAAGATGCCACCTGTGAGATCGGGCTGCGTCCGACAATAGTTGTGGACATTACATAAAGTTTAATTAGTTGTCCAAACCACAAAGGGAAGGCTGATTTTCACATTTAGGCCTATGTGCTTGTAGCTGAACGATAGGGGGCAATGGAGTATTAGTCAAGAGCTTTACTCATTACTGGTCTCTGCTTGTCTTCCATTAGGTGTCCTATCTTTGGTAACTGTCCAGCCTACAGCTGCCCCCGTGGCCAAACAGCTACTACCCAAAACACTTGGGCCATCCAATGTGAACGTTGCCGCACACATGCAACATGTGCCACACATGGTGAGTGATTCTCTGCACAGCTACCACCCTGTGTGGTGTAATGTCACACCTTTGTGCTTTCTTTAACACATTTATATGATGGTTTAAAATTTCTcgatgaattaaaaaaaaaaaaagttcagcgCTCTGAATTGTCAGAGACCCACAGATGCATTTGTGTATAGATTTGCTCGCTGGGTTTCTGTGCTGTGTCTTACTGTTGTGTAAGCCCCTCCATTATCATTGTGAGGTGACCGGGCGGAGGGTAGGTGGAGGCAGTTGATCCTAAGCTTATCAACTCTACAGTCAGCAGGATTACACCCATCATCCCATTATATACATGGAATGTATACATAACGGAAATCAGCTTAGTTATCACCTTAGTGAAGGAATAAATGTGGGAATAAAATAGATAATGCAAATTTAAAGTAACTTTATTCAGTCACAAATTGTCTTTCAACTTTACTGCTTCTGTTGAGCCTGTCGTTATTCAACAAACAGCTGAGCTAATTCAAAGGGCTAAACAATAATTCTAGTTTGTATTAAGAGTTATGAAATGCAGCATTCTTATTATTATAAGCTCAGTCCATCATTGTATCAACAAAAAGGGACCGTAGCCTAAAACTAACGATCTGATTGGAGTCATCAAGGATTACAACCTGTCTCCTAATGtcgataaaacaaaacagatagtTGTACACGACTTTCAGCTGCACGTCAGTGGTTCCAGAGAGGGTCAAAAGGACTTTCCTGGTTCCTGAACACCAGCAAGTTAATAACCACAGtgctttcatattttatttccttgCTTTTGCTTTGCCCCTTTGTAGGTGATAGGAACACCCCAGAGGCCCACGGTATCCAATACCATTTTGGTAAACAGTCCACATACACCCAGTTCCCAGTTTCTCACTCAGAGTCAACCATCGGATGCTTCGCCGTGGTCATCAGGGTAAGTCCTCCAAAGGTCTTTAAGTCTATAAAACGGCTGTGAGCATctgtgttttaaacatttgcCTGTTACTAATCATTGTGTTTGATATGAAAACTGAGTTACGCGGGCGATCTGTTCTGTCCGCAGAAAACGTGGTAAGAAAGGGGAAAAGAATGGGAAGGGCTTGAGGCATTTCTCCATGAAAGTATGTGAGAAGGTTCAGAAGAAAGGAGTGACCACCTACAATGAAGTGGCGGATGAACTGGTCGCAGAATTCAGCTCTGCAGACAACCACATGTCACCCAATGACGCAGTGAGCGCTTCAGCCCCTTGACTTCCTCTCAGAATGatgcagaaatatatatttgtaaaagaGCATGTAATGTAGTGCTAGTGGATTTTATCTTTCAGCAAGTAACAGGCgtttgtcaatattttgaatcttgtttttccattttagcACGTGTATGACCAGAAGAACATTCGGCGGCGTGTGTACGATGCACTTAATGTGCTCATGGCCATGAACATAATCTctaaagagaagaaagaaatcaaatggaTTGGCCTTCCCACCAACTCAGCGCAAGAGTGCCAAAACCTAGAGGTAGGAACACACAGTGAAGACCGTCGTACAATAGCTTGTGTCTGCCCTTTTCACCCATTAATCATTCTTCCTTTATCAACTGCAGGTGGAGAGACAAAGGCGGCTGGAGAGGATTAAGCAGAAACAATCACAGCTCCAGGAGCTCATACTGCAGGTGGGAAAGAGCAGTTTCTACTTTATCAGGAGAGTCTTCTCCTGTAGCCTCTGTGTCGATGATGTCAGTTCTTCTGAGGTGATCGTTCATACATGGCGCTCTCCTTATGGCCCCTGTTGAGTGTATGAATGTATGCTCAATTTCCACTTCATTATGTGCCCCTGCAATCCAACAGCTCTGCCATAAATTCTTAGCCTGTCATCACTGGAGTAATTCACGAATGTCAGTTATTCTGAAACCTCTCAGTTCATTTTAGATTTCTATGGGGTGCTATCAGTGGATGCAGATCAAAGCGCCTCTGGACACAATTAGATAGAGCTACAGCAAAAGGTGATGCAGCAGACTACAGCGTGCGGAGCTGTGATGGTGTAGCATTAATGTGTCTGTGAATGagtgttgtcatttttgccaacaGAATGTGAAAATAGTACTTCAGGGCGGGTTGAGGACGTGCGAGCCAAAAATGAGGTTATCACATATTTTGGTGTAAAGCACAAGGGTTCCACAAGTTGCCTGAAATACGCCCCATATTTGATAAATGTttgtgattggtcagctggGAATCTGTCGcatctgccagagcaaataaaacattgagCTGGCAGGTTTGTGTGGCTCCCAGGCTGATAAATTGTACCAAAGATAATGTTTAGTTTTAATAGACACTGTGAGAAAAGTATTTAAGTACCTCTCTGACCATGTCAGTCAGAACTTTACATAATTATCTTTGTAAAGATGTAATTCATAGCTGAGATCCATTCATCCATCAATGTTCATCTGCTTATCTGGAACGGGGTCGTGAAAGCAGCGGACTGAGCAAAGTACTCAAGATGTCCCTCTCCCCAACACTCCCCAACTCCTCTttggggatcccgaggcgttcccaggccaaaTGAGATATATAATTGCTATAGCCTGTTTTTTGGTCTACCCTGGGCTCTCACCCAGAAAACCTCTAACGAAGGGCGCCCAGGAAGCAACACgatcagatgcccaaaccaACTCAACTGTCCCTTTTCGATAagaaggagcagcggctctactctgagctccctCCGGATGTCTGAGCTCGTCACCTCGTCTATACTTTACGAAAGAAACTCATTCAGCCTCTTGCCCCGATCCATGGCCTCAGACTGATCGCTTCACGCTCGGTGACAAACCACCTCAGTCTGTGCTGGAGGTCACCGTCTGGTGAAGCTAACTGAACCACaacatctgcaaagagcagagatacAATTCTGAAGTCCACAAACTGGacactgcccccccccccccccggctgctccttgagatcctgtccatgaataTCACAAAAGAACCAGTAACAAGACACAAACCTGGCAGAGGCCGACACCGACTGGAAACGTTCACCGAGATGTTGTCTTGCATCAGTGTTTATATTGCTGTTATTCTGGGGTTGACAAATTTCTTCACGTCCATTAGTGACATGGTGATTGTTCAACCATCGGGAGAAATTCTCTTCTGAACTACAAACCAGTTGCTTTGCTGGAGACATTTACAGCTGGACTGCTCTAAAAATGCAGGAGCAtaaaatttgaatgaaaacattGCTGACGTTTGaagcagaaatgttttgttcttgaaatattgaaTGTGCTGTTTATCTCTGTACCTGCTTCAAAGTCTCTATCTTTGTTTCATCTTGTCTTACAGCAAATAGCTTTTAGGAACCTAGTCCAgaggaacagacagacagagcagcaggcgAACAGACCCCCACCTCCCAACTCCATCATCCACCTCCCCTTCATTATTGTCAACACCAGCAAGAAAACTGTCATCGACTGCAGCATCTCCAATGACAAGTATGTGATGTTGCTAGCCTTCAGTTTCAGCACCTTTGTGTGAAAACTTGTTACTTCACACTAagtactgttattttttatcaatagCAAAATaacattgtatttttgttggGATAAATATCAACAACCCTTTTAGTcaggttttaattttaatgtgctATATTTGACCGGGATTGCCTGCACATGGCCCTCACCTCCGACACTTATCTAACTCCCCAGTTTAAGTTCACatcttgcattaaaaaataatgtgctggttgaaaaaaaaaccatttggtCTTTGCAGACGGGAAGGATGTCTAGCTTTCTACAGACGGACTTAGAGGAGTCTACTTGTGATCAAATCACCCAAGACACACgtttaataccaggtgtaaacagtgTCATAGCTGCATTTAGCGTCTGTTTGGGTTAGTAAAATGTAGAATTTGCAGCTTAACAGGTTTTCCAGCCTTTGACAGCTAAACTAAAGGGTTATTCTGAATTCTTGAGTGCCAGGTTATTAAGGTTGGGTGTCAGGACGGGTGTGATAAACAGTTTCTTGACTCAACATGTCAGTATGTTGCTGTTTAGCTGCTGACTCTGAATGTGAGA is a genomic window of Plectropomus leopardus isolate mb chromosome 10, YSFRI_Pleo_2.0, whole genome shotgun sequence containing:
- the tfdp1a gene encoding transcription factor Dp-1a translates to MAKDAGLIETNGELKVFIDQNLSPSKGVLSLVTVQPTAAPVAKQLLPKTLGPSNVNVAAHMQHVPHMVIGTPQRPTVSNTILVNSPHTPSSQFLTQSQPSDASPWSSGKRGKKGEKNGKGLRHFSMKVCEKVQKKGVTTYNEVADELVAEFSSADNHMSPNDAHVYDQKNIRRRVYDALNVLMAMNIISKEKKEIKWIGLPTNSAQECQNLEVERQRRLERIKQKQSQLQELILQQIAFRNLVQRNRQTEQQANRPPPPNSIIHLPFIIVNTSKKTVIDCSISNDKFEYLFNFDSMFEIHDDIEVLKRMGMACGLEVGKCSPEDLKVARSLVPKALEPYVIEMAKGPISNVYITGGSSANGARYPASSDGCTDGTMASSSNDSHYSGSRVETPVSYMGDDDDEDEYDENDDED